Proteins found in one Camelus bactrianus isolate YW-2024 breed Bactrian camel chromosome X, ASM4877302v1, whole genome shotgun sequence genomic segment:
- the PSMD10 gene encoding 26S proteasome non-ATPase regulatory subunit 10 isoform X2 yields the protein MEGCVSNLMVCNLAYSGKLEELKERILADKSLATRTDQDSRTALHWACSAGHTEIVEFLLELGVPVNDKDDAGWSPLHIAASAGRDEIVKALLGKGAQVNAVNQNGCTPLHYAASKNRHEIAVMLLEGGANPDAKDHYEATAMHRAAAKDT from the exons ATGGAGGGGTGTGTGTCTAATTTAATGGTCTGCAACCTGGCCTACAGCGGGAAGCTGGAGGAGTTGAAGGAGAGGATCCTGGCCGATAAATCCCTGGCTACTAGGACTGACCAG GACAGCAGAACTGCATTGCATTGGGCATGCTCAGCCGGACATACAGAAATTGTTGAATTCTTGCTGGAACTTGGAGTGCCAGTGAATGATAAAGATGAT GCAGGTTGGTCTCCTCTTCATATTGCTGCTTCTGCTGGCCGGGATGAGATTGTAAAAGCCCTTCTGGGAAAAGGTGCTCAAGTGAATGCTGTCAATCAGAATGGCTGTACTCCCCTACATTATGCAGCTTCCAAAAACAGGCATGAG ATTGCTGTCATGTTACTAGAAGGCGGGGCTAATCCAGATGCTAAGGACCATTATGAGGCTACAGCAATGCACCGGGCAGCAGCCAAGG